The proteins below come from a single Cetobacterium somerae ATCC BAA-474 genomic window:
- the purH gene encoding bifunctional phosphoribosylaminoimidazolecarboxamide formyltransferase/IMP cyclohydrolase translates to MKRALISVSDKTGIVELTKELVELGYEIISTGGTKKTLDEAGIKTLSISDITSFPEIMDGRVKTLHPNVHGALLCVRDNKNHLKALEDNKIDLIDMVVVNLYPFKETLAKKNVTHEELIENIDIGGPSMLRSAAKNYKSVTVIVDPKDYKAVVCELKEAGDTLLETRERLAAKVFRHTSSYDTLIAEYLTNKVEEKFPETITVTYEKVQDLRYGENPHQKAGFYKKSFAGYSMGNAKQLHGKELSYNNIQDANAALEILKEFKEPTVVAVKHMNPCGVGSGKNINEAWKKAYEADKTSIFGGIVVSNSCITKMVAEDLSKLFLEIIIAPSFEKEALDIITQKKNIRVLQIDMESEILNKMKVTSVMDGALIQEFDEMKVSKDELICVTERKPTDEEIEALIFTWNVVKHVKSNAIVVGKDNQTIGIGAGQMNRVGAAKIALEQGHKKCEGAVLASDAFFPMDDTVELAAKFGITAIIQPGGSIKDTLSIEACNKHGIAMVFTGVRHFKH, encoded by the coding sequence ATGAAACGTGCGTTAATAAGTGTATCTGATAAAACAGGAATAGTAGAATTAACTAAAGAGTTAGTAGAGTTAGGATATGAAATAATTTCTACAGGTGGGACAAAGAAAACATTAGATGAAGCGGGGATAAAGACATTAAGTATATCGGATATTACAAGTTTTCCAGAAATTATGGATGGAAGAGTAAAAACATTACATCCAAATGTTCATGGAGCATTATTGTGTGTTAGAGATAATAAAAATCATTTAAAAGCTTTAGAAGATAATAAAATAGATTTAATAGATATGGTAGTTGTAAATTTATATCCATTTAAAGAAACATTAGCTAAAAAAAATGTAACTCATGAAGAGTTAATTGAAAATATAGATATAGGTGGGCCAAGTATGCTAAGATCAGCAGCTAAAAATTACAAATCAGTTACAGTAATAGTTGATCCAAAGGATTATAAAGCAGTGGTTTGTGAGCTAAAAGAAGCTGGAGATACCTTATTAGAAACGAGAGAGAGATTAGCAGCAAAAGTATTTAGACATACGTCATCATACGATACTTTAATTGCAGAGTATTTAACAAATAAAGTGGAAGAAAAATTCCCAGAAACAATAACTGTAACTTATGAAAAAGTACAAGACTTAAGATATGGAGAGAATCCACATCAAAAAGCTGGGTTTTACAAAAAAAGCTTTGCAGGATACTCTATGGGAAATGCCAAACAATTACACGGGAAAGAGTTATCATATAATAATATCCAAGATGCTAATGCAGCATTAGAAATATTGAAAGAGTTTAAAGAACCAACTGTAGTTGCAGTTAAGCATATGAATCCATGTGGTGTAGGAAGTGGAAAAAATATAAATGAAGCTTGGAAAAAAGCTTATGAAGCTGATAAAACATCGATTTTCGGAGGAATTGTTGTAAGCAATTCATGTATAACAAAAATGGTTGCAGAAGATTTATCGAAATTATTTTTAGAAATTATAATAGCTCCAAGTTTTGAAAAAGAAGCTTTAGATATTATTACTCAAAAGAAAAATATAAGAGTATTACAAATTGATATGGAAAGTGAAATTTTAAATAAAATGAAAGTAACATCTGTTATGGATGGAGCACTAATTCAAGAGTTTGATGAGATGAAAGTATCTAAAGATGAACTTATATGTGTAACTGAAAGAAAACCAACAGATGAAGAGATAGAAGCATTGATATTTACTTGGAATGTTGTAAAACATGTAAAGTCTAATGCGATTGTTGTGGGAAAAGATAACCAGACTATAGGAATAGGGGCAGGACAAATGAATAGAGTGGGTGCTGCTAAAATAGCTTTAGAGCAGGGACACAAAAAGTGTGAAGGAGCGGTTTTAGCTTCTGATGCGTTTTTCCCAATGGACGATACAGTAGAGTTAGCTGCTAAATTTGGAATTACAGCTATAATTCAACCAGGAGGATCAATAAAAGATACCCTTTCAATAGAGGCGTGTAATAAGCATGGAATAGCTATGGTATTTACAGGAGTTAGGCACTTTAAACATTAA
- the purN gene encoding phosphoribosylglycinamide formyltransferase, which translates to MVKIAVFASGNGGNFQRIVEAQKSGEGKGYEVKVLIVDKESAYAIERAKSLGIPYYFINPKEYNTKMEFEEKIIDILKKSEIEYIVLAGYMRIISPILLEEYFNKIINIHPAYLPEFPGKDGIGDAYKARASKTGVTIHYVDSGVDTGEIIYQERLKIDPQWGLEDLKNKIHEIEHRIYPMILTKLFKKGE; encoded by the coding sequence ATGGTAAAAATTGCTGTTTTTGCTTCTGGAAATGGTGGGAATTTTCAGAGGATAGTTGAAGCTCAAAAGTCAGGAGAGGGAAAAGGATACGAAGTTAAAGTTCTAATTGTTGATAAAGAGAGTGCATACGCTATAGAAAGAGCAAAGTCGTTAGGGATACCATATTATTTTATTAATCCAAAAGAGTATAACACAAAAATGGAATTTGAAGAGAAGATTATAGATATATTAAAAAAATCTGAGATAGAATATATAGTTTTAGCGGGATATATGAGGATAATATCGCCAATATTATTGGAGGAATATTTTAATAAAATAATAAATATCCATCCAGCTTATTTACCTGAATTTCCAGGAAAAGATGGTATTGGAGATGCATACAAAGCTAGAGCAAGTAAAACAGGAGTGACTATTCATTATGTGGATAGTGGAGTTGATACAGGGGAGATAATATATCAAGAAAGATTAAAAATAGACCCTCAATGGGGATTAGAGGATCTTAAAAATAAAATACATGAAATAGAACATAGAATTTATCCTATGATTTTAACAAAGTTATTTAAAAAGGGAGAATAA
- the purM gene encoding phosphoribosylformylglycinamidine cyclo-ligase yields MSNKYMEAGVSLEAGYESVRRIKSHVERTKVKGAMNSLGAFGGMFDLSELGMKEPVLVSGTDGVGTKLMLAFEMDKHDTIGQDVVAMCVNDVLVQGAMPLYFLDYIAVGKNYPEQIEAIVKGVADGCVKAECALIGGETAEMPGMYSEGHYDIAGFTVGAVEKKDLITGKDIKEGDVLVGISSSGVHSNGFSLVRKIIKDANLDLKKIYEGFENSLGEELLTPTKIYVKTVKEVLKNIDIKGMCHVTGGGFYENIPRIIPEGMGVEIDSKNINELQVFKFLEEKGNIPKKEMFNVFNMGVGFIFVVSKENLDKLVEKLEGLQEKPMILGEVNRKVGVEIKW; encoded by the coding sequence GTGAGCAATAAATATATGGAAGCTGGAGTTAGCTTAGAAGCTGGATATGAATCAGTTAGAAGAATTAAAAGTCATGTTGAAAGAACTAAAGTAAAAGGGGCAATGAATAGTTTAGGAGCATTTGGTGGAATGTTTGATTTATCAGAACTTGGAATGAAAGAACCAGTTTTAGTTAGTGGAACAGACGGTGTTGGAACAAAATTAATGCTAGCATTTGAAATGGATAAACACGATACAATAGGTCAAGATGTTGTGGCTATGTGTGTAAATGATGTTTTAGTTCAAGGTGCAATGCCATTATATTTTTTAGATTATATAGCTGTTGGGAAAAACTATCCAGAACAAATTGAAGCTATAGTAAAAGGTGTAGCTGATGGATGTGTTAAGGCAGAATGTGCATTAATAGGGGGAGAGACAGCAGAGATGCCTGGAATGTATAGTGAAGGGCATTATGATATAGCTGGATTTACAGTTGGAGCTGTAGAGAAAAAAGATTTAATAACTGGAAAGGACATAAAAGAAGGGGATGTTCTTGTAGGAATATCATCTAGTGGAGTTCATTCAAACGGTTTTTCTTTAGTTAGAAAAATAATAAAAGATGCAAATTTAGATTTGAAAAAAATATATGAGGGATTTGAAAACTCTTTAGGGGAAGAGTTGTTAACACCAACAAAGATATATGTAAAAACAGTAAAAGAAGTTTTAAAAAATATAGATATAAAAGGAATGTGCCATGTTACAGGTGGCGGATTCTATGAGAATATACCTAGAATTATACCTGAGGGGATGGGAGTAGAAATTGATTCTAAAAATATAAATGAGCTTCAAGTATTTAAATTTTTAGAAGAAAAAGGAAATATTCCTAAAAAAGAGATGTTTAATGTATTCAACATGGGAGTTGGATTCATATTTGTTGTATCTAAAGAAAATTTAGATAAATTAGTTGAAAAATTAGAGGGGTTACAAGAAAAGCCAATGATATTAGGGGAAGTTAATAGAAAAGTAGGAGTAGAAATAAAATGGTAA
- the purF gene encoding amidophosphoribosyltransferase, with amino-acid sequence MIKEIEYFLSGKINEECGVFGVFNVEDAAQLTYYGLHSLQHRGQEGAGIASSDGESIIREKGEGLVTEVFNTERIAKLPGNMSIGHVRYSTTGGGGIENVQPILVRSHTGDFVIAHNGNIVNAKELKMQLEAMGSIFHTTSDSEIIGHLIQREVGDFHEKILKALPKLEGAFSFLIMNNENLFVIRDKNGFRPLSMGKLEDGYVFSSESSAFEIVGADYIRGLKPGEVLKVSKDEIESFQYTDCTQDKMCSMEYIYFSRPDSSINGLNVHTSRRNCGAILAKESPVEADIVIGVPDSSLSSAMGYSDFSGIPYEMGLVKNRYVGRTFIKPNQHQRERGVKMKLSAMEAVVKDKRVVLVDDSIVRGTTSKHIIKLLKDAGAKEVHMRIASSPIISPCFYGVDTSTYNELISTRLSPKELGEYIGADSLAFLSNDGMIEGLGKNICLACFTGKYPTSMFSLLENLKK; translated from the coding sequence ATGATAAAAGAGATAGAGTATTTTTTAAGTGGAAAAATAAATGAAGAGTGTGGAGTGTTTGGAGTATTTAATGTAGAGGATGCAGCGCAACTAACATATTATGGGCTACATTCATTACAACATAGGGGTCAAGAGGGAGCTGGAATAGCTTCCTCTGATGGAGAAAGTATCATTAGAGAAAAAGGAGAAGGATTAGTAACTGAAGTTTTTAATACAGAAAGAATAGCTAAACTTCCTGGAAATATGTCTATTGGTCATGTTAGATACTCAACAACAGGTGGAGGAGGAATTGAAAATGTTCAACCTATATTAGTTCGTTCTCACACTGGAGACTTTGTAATTGCTCACAATGGAAATATAGTAAATGCAAAAGAATTAAAAATGCAATTAGAAGCAATGGGAAGTATTTTTCATACAACATCAGATAGTGAAATAATAGGACACTTAATTCAGAGAGAAGTTGGGGATTTTCATGAAAAAATACTTAAAGCATTACCTAAATTAGAAGGAGCTTTTTCATTCCTTATAATGAATAATGAAAATCTTTTTGTAATTAGAGATAAAAATGGATTTAGGCCTTTATCGATGGGGAAATTAGAAGATGGATATGTGTTTAGTTCTGAAAGTTCAGCTTTTGAAATAGTAGGAGCTGATTACATAAGAGGGTTAAAGCCAGGAGAAGTTTTAAAAGTTTCTAAAGATGAAATAGAGTCGTTTCAATATACAGACTGTACTCAAGATAAAATGTGTTCTATGGAATACATATATTTTTCAAGACCAGATAGTAGTATAAATGGTTTGAATGTTCATACAAGTAGAAGAAACTGTGGAGCAATACTTGCGAAAGAAAGTCCAGTTGAAGCAGATATAGTTATAGGAGTACCAGATTCATCTTTATCTTCAGCAATGGGATACTCAGATTTCTCGGGAATTCCTTATGAAATGGGACTTGTAAAGAATAGATATGTGGGTAGAACATTTATAAAGCCAAATCAGCACCAAAGAGAACGTGGAGTAAAGATGAAACTTTCAGCTATGGAAGCTGTTGTTAAAGATAAGAGAGTTGTACTTGTAGACGACTCGATAGTAAGAGGAACAACATCTAAACATATAATAAAATTATTAAAGGATGCAGGAGCAAAAGAGGTTCATATGAGAATAGCATCATCTCCAATAATAAGTCCATGTTTTTATGGAGTGGATACCTCTACATATAATGAATTGATAAGTACAAGATTATCACCAAAAGAATTAGGAGAATACATTGGAGCAGATTCTTTAGCATTTTTATCAAATGATGGAATGATAGAAGGATTAGGAAAAAATATATGTCTAGCATGTTTTACTGGAAAATATCCAACTAGTATGTTTAGTTTATTAGAAAATTTAAAGAAATAG
- the purC gene encoding phosphoribosylaminoimidazolesuccinocarboxamide synthase encodes MLLVEANKLYEGKAKKVYKTENPNEVIIYYKDDATAFNNLKKGQIHNKGILNSQITTLIYDYLKKNGVETHLVENLSERAQLCKKVEIIPLEVIVRNTLAGSTAKLFKMEEGQILENPIFEICYKKDELGDPMINDYHAVALGLATKDELENIYSQTKKINELLKDLFDKVGIELVDFKIEFGKDNEGNIILADEISPDCCRLWDKETRKKLDKDRFRRDLGDIEEAYQEVLARLNKIVG; translated from the coding sequence ATGTTATTAGTAGAAGCAAATAAATTATATGAGGGAAAAGCAAAGAAAGTATACAAAACAGAGAATCCTAACGAAGTTATTATTTATTATAAAGATGATGCAACAGCTTTTAATAATTTAAAAAAAGGTCAAATACACAATAAAGGAATATTAAATAGTCAAATTACAACATTAATATATGATTATTTAAAGAAAAACGGTGTAGAAACTCATTTGGTAGAAAATTTATCAGAAAGAGCTCAACTTTGTAAAAAAGTAGAGATTATTCCACTAGAAGTAATTGTTAGAAATACTCTAGCAGGATCTACTGCAAAACTTTTTAAGATGGAAGAGGGACAAATTTTAGAAAACCCAATATTTGAAATATGTTATAAAAAAGATGAGCTAGGTGATCCTATGATAAATGATTATCATGCGGTTGCTTTAGGACTTGCTACAAAAGATGAGTTAGAAAATATTTATTCTCAAACTAAAAAGATCAATGAGTTATTGAAAGATTTATTTGATAAAGTAGGGATTGAGTTAGTGGATTTTAAAATAGAGTTTGGAAAAGATAACGAAGGGAATATTATCCTAGCAGATGAGATATCACCAGATTGTTGTAGACTATGGGATAAAGAAACTAGAAAAAAATTGGATAAAGATAGATTTAGAAGAGATTTAGGAGATATCGAAGAAGCTTATCAAGAAGTTTTAGCAAGACTAAATAAAATAGTGGGGTAA